The Candidatus Zixiibacteriota bacterium genomic interval AATCCACTGACTCGTCCTCACCGAAGTGAATTCACTAGTTGCAAAATCAGGCAATCTTTCGGAACTTGGCCTATTATTCACGGAAGCGTTCCTCAATCCAATAGGAGCAGAGCACTATGAAACCGGAAAGGCACTTCACTCCTTACGTCTCTCCTCAGGCGAGCATGGCCGAGATGACGATCAAGGGGCTGATCCTCGGCTCGATCCTGGGTATCGCATTCGCGGCATCGTCAGTGTACCTGGGACTCAAAGTGGGTTTAACGGTGTCGGCCTCGATTCCTATCGCCGTGCTGTCGATTACGATTCTGCGCGCCTTAGGGAAAGCCACCATTCTCGAGAACAACATGGTGCAGACGGTGGGGTCAGCCGGCGAATCCATTGCCGCCGGGGTAGTCTTTACGCTTCCGTCTCTGCTTTTGATGGGTCAGGATCTGGAGTTTGCGCGCATTCTGCTGGTCGCACTGCTCGGCGGAACGCTTGGGGTCCTGATGATGATTCCGCTCCGGCAGGGCTTGATCGTTCAGGAACACGGCAAGCTGACGTATCCTGAGGGAACGGCATGCGCCGAAGTGCTCATAGCGGGGGACAAAGGCGGAACATCGGCCAAAACCGTCTTCACCGGCGCGGGTGTCGGGTTTGCTTTCGGCTTTCTCAACCTGATTACCCGCCTGTGGAAAGAGACATCGGACTGGTCGCTGAGTTTTTTCAAAGGCGCGTCGATATCCGCCGAGGTCGCCCCGACCATGCTTGGAGTCGGCTATATCATCGGTATTCGCACAGCGGCCAATATGATGGCAGGCGGCGCGCTGGCGTTTATCGTGATTATTCCGCTGATAAAGGCGTTCGGGGAGCAGCTGGGCAGCCCGATGTTTCCTGAGACGGAGGCGCTTATCAAGGACATGAGCCCCGGCGCAATACGTAACGCGTACGTGCTCTATATCGGCGCCGGGGCGGTCGCCACGGGCGGTATTATCAGTTTGATTCGTTCCATTCCGTCAATCATCGGCGCGTTCAAACGGGGCATGGCATCGCTGGCCGCGACTCGACGCAACCAGCAGCCGGTGGTCGCTCGCACCGAGCGTGATATTTCCCTGGTCTACGTGATCGGCGGCTGTATCGCCCTGATTCTCTCCATCTGGCTGGCACCGATTCTCGATATAAACTTCACATCGGCCGTGCTGATCATCCTTTTCGGGTTCTTCTTTGTGACCGTGTCGAGCCGCATCACCGGTGAGATAGGATCATCGTCGAATCCCATTTCGGGGATGACGGTCGCCACGTTGCTGGTGACCTGCCTGCTCTTTCTCGCGGTCGGCTGGACCGGGACAAGCTATCGGGTGATGGCGTTGACCACGGCGGCGCTCGTTTGCGTGGCGGCTTCGAACGGCGGCACCATTTCACAGGATCTCAAAACGGGATTTCTCGTGGGCGCTACACCATCGAGGCAGCAGCTCGGTATCCTGGTGGGTGTGATCACGAGCGCGATCGTGATCGGGTGGACGTTGTTGTCGTTGAATCAGGCGATGACTACCTACTCGGCGCGCAACTACCCGGATTACACTGCAGAGGTTCCGGCGAATGCGCCTGAAGTCGAATACGACGGCGCTGTCTATCGCCAGATTTCGATTCCGGAGAAGACCGGCTCGGTGCCGACCGGACGGTACCTGGTGAACGACGACGGTAAGATCGTGTATCTCATCGATCCGGGCGTCTGCGGGACCGACCTGTTCCGTCTCAGCCGCGTTTCGGGCGAGCCGTATGCCGGGTACAACGCCGGGGTGCTTCCTGAGTCCACGCCCACCATGTTGACGGTGGACGGTCCGCAGCGTGTACTCCAGCTCGAGAACGAGCTGAACGGCATAGCGCCGGGGCGCTACCTCGTCGATTCCACCGGTGCGATCACGCACCGACTGTCGACCGTGACCAAGTACGACGCGCCCAAGGCGCGATTGTTCAGCCTGATTATAGACGGTATATTGACGCACAAGCTGCCGTGGGCGCTGGTTTTGATCGGCATATCACTGGCGCTGATCATGGAACTGGTCGGCGTGTCATCGCTGCCGTTCGCGGTCGGTCTGTACCTGCCGATCTCGACTTCGACACCTATCTTTGTCGGCGGCATTATCCGCAAGCTGGTGGATCGGCGGCGCAAAGACAACGGTGGTACGGAGGCCGAGTTTTCGCCGGGAGTGCTGCTGGCCAGCGGTCTGATCGCGGGCGGCGCAATTGCCGGACTGACGCAGGCCATTTTCTATATCATGGATTGGAACGCGGCGTTTGACAAGTCTCACTGGATGGGATCGCTCGCCGAGAACAACCTGTGGGCACTTGTGCCGTTCAGCGGGCTGGCGATGTTTGTTTACTGGGTGGCGACTCGGAAGAACAACAAGAAGGACACGGCTGCCGGCACCAAGTAAGCACAGCAAGTACGACAGGCTGCCGGAGGCAGAGTAAGTCGACTTCGGGAACTCAGGCGCCGAGCGCCGGTGTGTCACTTTTTCCGGGCGTGGTACATCCGTTTCAGCAATTGAATCTGCCCCGCATGATAGATGTCGTGGTACGCCGCGCCGATTACCCGGTACTCCGTTTTGGCCCAGGTTTTGTGGTCAATCGACGGGTCCGAATTCGCAACCACTTCGCGCAGTTTGTCATGGTATTCTTTCAGGAGCGCGAGATCGCTTTTCCAGGCGGCATCGGAGATCCGGTCGGGGCGGGCGAACCAGTCCCCCCACGTTTTTTCCGCGCTGTAGGGGAACGCGCCGCGCTTCTCGCCGGTGATCCGTCGCCAGAGGACATATTTGTAGTAGGCGACATGGACGACAATCTCCCAGATATTGTGTCGTCCGGCGCCGGGGCGCCAGGCCGCCTGTTCGGCGGAGACACGCATGAGCGACCCTCGGAAGTTGGTTCCGTGCCAGGCTTTTCGGTTGAACGCCTGATCGACCATGGAGAGCAACAGCCCGACGACCTGCCCTGATGAGACGGCCGCCGACTTGTCACGTCGTGTGGATTGCGCCATATGATATCCTCTCGATTGGAGCACTGCGTTGGGACACCGCGCTCGCACCACGCGGCACAGGACAATATGGGTCCCGACCCGGTCTTCGGGTATCACATTCTTTTATCCGCCGTGTCCGATAGGCCGCACAGACTATGACTATAGGTCCGGTGATGCAGCGCTGTCGGTATTCCCTGCCTCGCGTCGTACGGTAGGCACAAACGGGACGGGCCGTGAGACGGCCGGTAATCCGAGATGCCTGCGCGCGACGTTCAGAGAGTCGTCGATATTTCCCAGAATATTGTCGCTGCCAATTTCATCCCAGAGTCCGCTTCGCTGCAGCGCAAACAGCGGCTGCGCGTGCACGCCCGACAGAATCAGCACGGCGCCGTCGCGACGGCACTGCTGGTGAAACGTCCGCAGGACGTGAAGGCCGGTGGCGTCGATGGCCGGCACGTCGCGCAGGCGGAGGATCACGACCGGGACGGGCTTTTCGATGCGGCGGATGATCTCCTGGAAGCGCTCGGCCGCGCCGAAGAAGAACGGGCCCTGGATCTCGAATACTTCAACTCCGGGCGGAACGTCGCGGGTCTCTATCGAGTTCGGGTCGGCTGACTCGTCCTCATCGCCCCGTAACTCCCTCGTGATGATTCCGACATTGGAAACTTCACTCATCCGCCGGATGAACAGCAAAGCCGCCAAAACGATTCCGACTTCGACGGCAACGGTGAGGTCGACCAGTATCGTGAGCGCAAACGTTGACAGCAGCACCATGACGTCGCTGCGCGGGGCCCGCAGCAGGCTGCGGAAATGCTCGATTTCGCTCATGTTGTAGCTCACCAGGACGAGGATACCGGCGAGCGCGGCCAACGGTATTCCGGCCGCCAGCGGCGCGGCCAGGAAAAGCAGCGCGGCCAGCGTGATCGCATGGATGATGCCGGCAACCGGGGTACGGGCACCGCTTTTGACGTTGGTGGCGGTCCGTGCGATGGCTCCGGTGGCGGGGATTCCACCGAGAAACGCCGCTCCGATGTTGGCGACACCCTGTGCCACCAGTTCCACGTTCGGTTTGTGTTTGCTGCCGATCATACCATCGGCGACGGTCGCCGACAGCAACGATTCGATGGCGGCCAGTATCCCGACGGTAAACGCCGCCGGCACCAGCGCCTGG includes:
- a CDS encoding DinB family protein — translated: MAQSTRRDKSAAVSSGQVVGLLLSMVDQAFNRKAWHGTNFRGSLMRVSAEQAAWRPGAGRHNIWEIVVHVAYYKYVLWRRITGEKRGAFPYSAEKTWGDWFARPDRISDAAWKSDLALLKEYHDKLREVVANSDPSIDHKTWAKTEYRVIGAAYHDIYHAGQIQLLKRMYHARKK
- the sulP gene encoding sulfate permease, whose protein sequence is MFRPEIVHSLKSYDKAHFMHDVFAGVTVGFVALPLAMAFAIASGLPPERGLFTAIVAGFLISALGGSKVQIGGPTGAFIVIVAGIASTHGYVGLVWSMLLAGGLLIALGLARMGALIKFIPLPVVTGFTSGIAVVIFSTQIKDLLGLRMEEVPVEFVDKWVEYLVYFRTIDPATAAVGIGTIAVIVLVRRMAPRLPSMLIAMVVATAAVALFKLDVETIGGRFGELPRALPSPSLVPLSFTQIQALVPAAFTVGILAAIESLLSATVADGMIGSKHKPNVELVAQGVANIGAAFLGGIPATGAIARTATNVKSGARTPVAGIIHAITLAALLFLAAPLAAGIPLAALAGILVLVSYNMSEIEHFRSLLRAPRSDVMVLLSTFALTILVDLTVAVEVGIVLAALLFIRRMSEVSNVGIITRELRGDEDESADPNSIETRDVPPGVEVFEIQGPFFFGAAERFQEIIRRIEKPVPVVILRLRDVPAIDATGLHVLRTFHQQCRRDGAVLILSGVHAQPLFALQRSGLWDEIGSDNILGNIDDSLNVARRHLGLPAVSRPVPFVPTVRREAGNTDSAASPDL
- a CDS encoding oligopeptide transporter, OPT family; the encoded protein is MKPERHFTPYVSPQASMAEMTIKGLILGSILGIAFAASSVYLGLKVGLTVSASIPIAVLSITILRALGKATILENNMVQTVGSAGESIAAGVVFTLPSLLLMGQDLEFARILLVALLGGTLGVLMMIPLRQGLIVQEHGKLTYPEGTACAEVLIAGDKGGTSAKTVFTGAGVGFAFGFLNLITRLWKETSDWSLSFFKGASISAEVAPTMLGVGYIIGIRTAANMMAGGALAFIVIIPLIKAFGEQLGSPMFPETEALIKDMSPGAIRNAYVLYIGAGAVATGGIISLIRSIPSIIGAFKRGMASLAATRRNQQPVVARTERDISLVYVIGGCIALILSIWLAPILDINFTSAVLIILFGFFFVTVSSRITGEIGSSSNPISGMTVATLLVTCLLFLAVGWTGTSYRVMALTTAALVCVAASNGGTISQDLKTGFLVGATPSRQQLGILVGVITSAIVIGWTLLSLNQAMTTYSARNYPDYTAEVPANAPEVEYDGAVYRQISIPEKTGSVPTGRYLVNDDGKIVYLIDPGVCGTDLFRLSRVSGEPYAGYNAGVLPESTPTMLTVDGPQRVLQLENELNGIAPGRYLVDSTGAITHRLSTVTKYDAPKARLFSLIIDGILTHKLPWALVLIGISLALIMELVGVSSLPFAVGLYLPISTSTPIFVGGIIRKLVDRRRKDNGGTEAEFSPGVLLASGLIAGGAIAGLTQAIFYIMDWNAAFDKSHWMGSLAENNLWALVPFSGLAMFVYWVATRKNNKKDTAAGTK